The following are encoded in a window of Phragmites australis chromosome 22, lpPhrAust1.1, whole genome shotgun sequence genomic DNA:
- the LOC133905242 gene encoding uncharacterized protein LOC133905242: MEKGRRRRVPAFGEWNYYYYSGELSTPAASNEWYALAPEQDARSEAWFKYSPPPRKSPPMKVRRPDVDKSYRGGKRGLHHATPARASDAAPPTTAARTPVKAATTGVRLVRSVDADLYQVPPMDFVPDEPRRRKESRTRSQWMGCFGINCIHGIN; this comes from the exons ATGGAG aaggggaggaggcggcgtgtGCCGGCGTTCGGGGAGTGGAACTACTACTACTACAGCGGCGAGCTGTCCACGCCTGCGGCGTCCAACGAGTGGTACGCGCTGGCCCCCGAACAGGATGCCCGCAGCGAAGCGTGGTTCAAGTACTCGCCGCCCCCTCGGAAGTCACCACCCATGAAGGTCAGGAGGCCGGACGTGGATAAGTCTTACAGAGGCGGCAAGCGGGGGCTTCATCATGCGACGCCCGCGAGGGCGTCCGACGCCGCGCCACCGACCACAGCGGCGCGCACCCCGGTGAAGGCCGCCACTACCGGTGTGCGGTTGGTACGGTCTGTCGACGCGGACCTGTACCAGGTGCCCCCGATGGACTTCGTTCCCGACGAGCCGAGACGAAGG AAGGAGTCGAGGACGAGGAGCCAATGGATGGGTTGCTTCGGAATCAATTGTATCCACGGAATAAATTAA